The following nucleotide sequence is from Synechococcus sp. CBW1004.
CTCTCTTCACTGCTGGCATGCTTAAGGGCCCTGATTAGCCTTGTTTTCTTTGGGAGTCTTGACAAAATCTCTTTTTTGGGCAATAATGGGATTGTGAGTTTCAGGCGCAGATATTTCCATTCCTTTTTCAAGGCGCGTTTGATTCTTGTCCGGCAGGTCGTTCTTCTATGCGAAACCTGTGCTTTCCACTGACGACATCATCGTTCAGCGTCCCTCGCACCGTTGCCCTTGTTTATTCTCCTGATCAGCATCCATGGTCTGATTCGAGGTCAGAATCTTGAGCTAGGACGCGATGCTGACACGGGTGGGCAGACCAAGTATGTTCTCGAGCTCACCAAGGCCCTGGCGCGTCAGCCCGAAGTTGCGCGGGTGGATCTCGTCACGCGCAGAATCGTTGATCCAGCCGTCAGTGATGACTATGCCAATCCAGTTGAGATCCTGACTGAGAATGCGCGCATCATCCGCATTGATGCTGGGCCTGAGGAGTATCTACCCAAGGAGTCTCTCTGGCCATACCTCGATACCTTTGCTGACAATCTGTTCACCTGGCTGCAGCAGCAGGAGCGACAACCTGATGTTCTCCATAGTCACTATGCCGATGCAGGTTATGTCGGCGCCCGTCTGACACGCGCCACAGGTATTCCCTTGGTGCACACGGGGCATTCGCTGGGCCGCGATAAATTCCGCCGCCTGCTTGGGCTTGGGCTGTCCTTGGAAAAAATTGAAGACAGTTACCATATTCAGGATCGAGTTGCCGCCGAAGAAGAGACGCTCAGTACCTCTTCGCTGATCATTACGAGTACCCGCAATGAAATTGAAGATCAATATGAGCTTTATGACTATTATCCTCCCGAGCGGATGAAGGTCATTCCCCCGGGCACCGATCTGCAGCAGTTCTATCCGCCACGACCCGGCGAGCATCTGGAGGATCGGCCTCGTCTGTCCCCATTCCTGCATGATCCGGCCAAGCCGATGATCCTGGCGCTGTCACGACCCGATCAGCGCAAGAACATCATCACGCTGGTCGAAGCCTATGGCGAATCTGAACCGCTGCGCCGTGTCGCCAATCTGGTGATTGTCGCCGGCAACCGTGACGATCTGCGCGAGCTGGCGGAGCAGACTCAGGCGGTATTCACCGACCTTCTGATCACCATCGACTGTTATGACCTCTATGGGCAGGTTGCGATCCCCAAACATCACAGCTCTGAGGATGTGCCGCTTCTCTACCGGCGTGCATCCGCCAGCCGGGGAGTGTTCATCAATCCCGCGTTGACCGAGCCCTTTGGGCTCACCCTGCTGGAGGCCGCCGCCAGTGGTCTGCCCGTGGTGGCGACTGAAAACGGCGGTCCTGTCGATATCCTCGCCAATTGTCGCAATGGCCTTCTCGTCGATCCTCTGAACAAGGAGGCCATCGCCGAATCGTTGCTGCGCATCCTTGAGGACCAGGCGCTCTGGCACGAGTTCTCGGCCAACGGTATCCGTCATGTGGCGATGCATTACTCCTGGGATGCCCATGCCAGCAGCTATCTGGAGAGCATTCAGCCTCTCATCGTCTCCCGGCCTGCGTTGGCCATCCCGCCGGCTGCCCAGGTGATTCCGCGCAATCGCGATCGAGCCATTGTCACCGCGATTGACAACACCCTGCTTGGCGATGCTGAGGCTTTGCGGGAGTTCATTCAAACCGTCCGTCAGCAGCGGCGCAGATTTGTGTTTGGAATTGCCACGGGACGTCGGCTGGATTCTGTGCTTCAGATCCTCAAGCGCTATGGCATTCCCACTCCCGATGTGTTGATCACCAGCCTCGGAACGGAAATTGTGTATTCAGCTCAACTCATCAGTGATCTGGCCTGGACGTATCACATCGACCATCTCTGGACACCCAGGGTGATGCGCCGCATCCTGGAGTCTGTTCCTGGCCTGCGCCCGCAGCCGAAGAGTGAGCAGAGTCGCTTCAAGGCGTCCTACTACTACGACGCCGCCGTCGCGCCGCCGATCCATGAGATTCAGTCACTGCTGCGCCAGCAGGAGCTGTCGGTCAATGCCACCCTCTCCTTTGGCCAGTATCTGGACATCATTCCAGAGCGGGCCTCCAAGGGGCAGGCGCTGCGTTTTGTCGCCAGTCAGTGGGGTATTCCGCTGGATCACATTCTGGTGACGGGAGGATCAGGGGGTGATGATGACATGCTCCGTGGCAACACCCTCGGAGTTGTGGTGGCCAATCGGCACCAGGAGGAACTGTCAGATCTCAGTGGCAGTGAGCGTGTTTACTTCGCGCAGCGGGCCCATGCCGGTGGCATTCTGGAGGCCATCGATCACTATCAATTCTTCTCCGCAGGCAGCCTGTCTTCATAAGTTCTTGGTACCCATTCAGGGGGGCGGGACAGCTCATCGCGAACATCGATACGACTGAACCCTTGACGTCGGCTTGAATCCCGGTTGCATCTCAGGCAGAGACTTCCTGCGATGACCACCCCTCCGGCCGGGATTTCAGAAGCGGACTGGGCTTCCACTCCGGTGGGCGTGAGGGCTGGCTTCCTTGAGGTTCTTGCACAGCTCCAGAGACAACAGCAGGAGAACGACCAGCTCCGAGCGCAGCTCACCGACCTGGCGACGGAACTGGCCAGCCTGCGCGAGCGGATCGGCCGCAACTCCCGCAACTCCTCCAAGCCGCCCTCCAGTGACGGCACGGGTTTTAAGCCGCCCACCCGCTGCAAAGGCACTGGTCGCAAGCGGGGTGGTCAGCAGGGGCACCCGGGAGCAGGGCCGGAGCTGCTGCCGATCGCGCGTGTGGATGAGGTGCTCGAGCACCACCCGGACGCCTGCCGCCGCTGCGGCACCCTGCTACAGGGGGAGGATGCGGAGCCGCTGCGCCATCAGGTGATCGAGATTCCACCGATCAGCCCGGTGGTGATCGAACACCGTCTGCACCGTCTGGTCTGCCCCTGCTGCTCCACCAGCACCTGCGCCGAGCTGCCGGCGGATGTGGAGCCCAGCCGCTACGGCCCACGCCTGAGCGGCCTGGTGGGACTGCTGGGCAGCGCCTTTCCCCTGAGTTTCGGCCGAACCCAGGCGCTGCTGGATCAGCTGCTGGGTGTGGAAATCAGCCGCGGCGCTATCGCCACCATCCGGGCACGTCTGAGCGCAGCCCTGCAGCAGGCGGTGGAGGAAGCCCTGGAGGTGGCCCGGCAGCAGCCGGTGGCCTACGTGGATGAAACCGGCGCCCCCACCGGCAACGCCGACGGTTGTAATCCTGCTGGCAGGCGCGGCTGGCAGTGGGTCATGGTCACACCACTGGTTACGGTGTTCCTGCAGGGCCTGAGCCGCTCAAGTGCAGCGGCAATGGAGCTTCTGGGCCATACCTTTGCAGGGATCGTGGTGAGTGATCGCTTCTCGGCCTACAACCACCTGCCCGTGGAGCAGCGGCAGCTGTGCTGGGCCCACCTGATCCGGGATCTGGCGGCCATCGCTGAACGCCAGGGCGCCAGCAGGGAGATCGGAGCCCAGATGCTGGCTCTGCAGCAGCATCTGTTCGCTCACTGGCACCAGTGGAAGAGCGGAGCGATCGACCGGCCCCAGCTCCTGCATCGATGCCACCCCCTCCGCTTGGCGTTCGAGGCCACGCTGCAGCGGGTGGTGGATCTGGGCTGTGAGCGGGGCGAGCAAACGCCCTGGGCCCAGACGGTGCGAACCTGTCGCCAGTTGCTGCAGCGCAAGCAGGCGCTCTGGACTTTTCTGGAAACGCCAGGGATCGAGCCCACCAACAACGCTGCCGAGCGGGCACTGCGGCAATCGGTGATTCACCGCAAGATCAGCCATGGCGTCCAGTCCTCCGGCGGCGCCATCTGCCGCAGCCGGTTGCTCACCGTCACCGCCACCCTGCGGCAGCAGGGCCGCGATGTCTGGCAATTCCTGGAGCAGGCCTGGATTGCCCATCGCCTCGGCGGCGTGATGCCATCGCTGGTGCCGGATCGCTGAGGCAGCGATCACACGTGGAAGGAACAGATGGCCCCTCTCAGAGGAGAGATCGGAGATTGACTGACGCACTGGGGTGTCCCGACCCCTGAACGCTTACAGTTCTTGATCTCTGTTGTTACTCCATCACCGCCTTCGGATGAGCACCTTTCTTCTTTGCACAGACCTCGACCGCACCCTGCTCCCGAATGGGACGCTGCCGGAGTCTCCGCAGGCAAGACCGCTCCTGAAGGAGTTTGTTGACCGTGAATCGGTACATCTGGCCTATGTGACCGGCCGCGATCTCGCACGCGTCGAAGCGGCGATGCAGCGCTATTCCCTGCCGGTGCCGGACTGGCTCATTGCGGATGTCGGTGCTTCGCTGTATCGGGTGAACGGCGGCTCCCGGTGGCGTTGTCCCGACTGGGATGAGCGCCATGCGCGTTGTTGGCGCGGCCAGAGCTGGCAGGAGCTGGCCGCGCTGCTCAAGGATGTCACTCCACTGACCCTGCAGGAGCCAAGCAAGCAGGGCCGGTACAAGCTCAGTTTCTATCATCCGCTGGAAGCGGACGTCGAACAGCTTCGCACTGAGATTCAGCCCCTGCTGAGGGCTCAAAGGCTGGCGACCAAACTGATCTTCAGTGTGGATGACATCAACCACATCGGCCTTCTGGATATCCTTCCTGAATCGGCAGATAAACTGTGCGCCATCCGGTTTCTGATGACTGGCCACGACTATTGTCCTCAGCAGACTCTGTTTGCAGGAGACAGTGGCAATGATCTGGAGATCTTCGAGAGCGACATTGCCAGTGTGATCGTCGCCAACGCCTCCGCCTCGATCATCGCGAAGGCACGCCAGCTCGCCGACGCGGCGAGCACCTCAGGCCAGCTCTATGTGGCCCGCGGTGGCTTCCATGGCATGAATGGCAACTATGCCGCCGGCATCCTGGAAGGCTTGTCGCATTTCTATCCGGATCAGATCCGCACCCTCCCTGCCGCTGTCACATCCATTCATGCCTGTGGCCACGGCTGAGATCCGCTTGCATGCTGAACCTGATCACGGCGGCCCACATCGGTGCGTTGTCCTGGGTGTGACGGCGTTGCCGCCCGAGGATGCCGTCACCAATCCCGCTCCAGCCCACGCGATGCGCCTTCGAAGGCATGTACGAACCCAACCTCCACTCCCTGCTGACTGCCATCCTGAATGAACTCCGGCTCGAGGGTGAGGCGCAGGTTCTGCGTTGTTTCTATACGCGTCTGGGTGCCAACTCTGCCAGTATCTTTGCGCGTTTCCAGGCTCTCTACGGTCAGCGGGATGATTTCCAGCATCAGTGTCAGGTGCTGGTGAAAACGCTGGCAGAAGCGGCACTGCGTCGTCCCCGTGAGCTGATGGTGCTTGATCAGGAACGCGAGCGTGACCCGGCCTGGTTTCTCTCACAGCGGTGGGTTGGAATGGCGCTGTACGCCAATGGTTTTGCCGCGAATCTTTCTGATCTCGTCCATAAGATCGACTACTTCTGTCAGCTTGGCGTGAACCTGGTTCATGTCATGCCGATCCTCAAGTGTCCGAAGGGTCGATCCGATGGCGGTTATGCCATCAGCGATTTCCGCGAGATCGACGATCGCGCCGGCAGTTTTGAGGATTTTCAGCGCCTGGCCAGTGCCTTCCGGCAGCACGGCATCCTGTTGGCGTTGGACATCGTTCTCAATCACACGTCGGACGAGCATGAATGGGCCCAGCGGGCCAAAGCCGGCGAGGAGCGCTTCCAGAACTACTACCTGACGTTCCCGGATCGGAGCATCCCCGATCGCTTCGAGCAGGCGATGCCTGAGGTGTTCCCCCAGAGCAGTCCAGGCAACTTCACCTGGAATGCGTCGATGCAGCGCTGGGTGATGACGGTGTTTCATGACTATCAGTGGGATCTCAACTATGCCAATCCTGAGGTCTTCATCGCGATGCTCGACACCATCCTGTTCTGGGCCAATGAGGGCGTCGATGTCTTGCGTCTCGATGCGGTTGCCTTTCTCTGGAAGCGCATCGGCAGCTCCTGTCAGAATGATCCCAATGTGCATCAGATCCTGGCCCTGCTGAAGGACTGCTGCCAGGTGAGTGCGCCGGCTGCGTTGTTCATTGCTGAAGCGATCGTGGCGCCATCGGAGGTTGTCAAATACTTCGGTGCGGATGCGATCTCATCCAGCGAATGCGATGTGGCTTATAACGCAACTCTGATGGCTCTGCTCTGGGAAGCGATTGCCACGAAAAATGCCCGGTTGCTCACTCAGGGGGTTCGCAACCTGCCGGCCAAACCATCGCGAACGACCTGGCTCAACTATGCCCGTTGCCACGATGATATCGGCTTCGGATTTGACGATCAGGATATCCGTGTTGCCGGCTATGATCCCCTGCCCCATCGCCGCTTCCTGGCGGATTATTTCACCGGGGTTTTTGATGGTCAGCCCCGCGGTCTCATCTTCAACCGTGATGAGCAGACCGGCGCGGCACGGATCTGCGGCACTCTCGCCTCTCTTGTGGGGCTTGAATCGGCGCTTGAAACGGGGAACGAGGAGCTCCTGGCTGAGGCGATCCAGCGCATCCTCCTCCTGCATGGCATGATCTTTTCCTTCGGCGGCATCCCATTGTTGTTCAATGGAGATGCTGTCGGCACGCTCAACGATTACAGTTATTGCGAGGATCCTGCCAAGCGTGACGACAGTCGCTGGGTCCATCGCGGTGGACTGGACTGGGAGCAAGCCGCTCGCAGGAATCTGCCTGGAACGATCGAGCATACGTTGTTCAGCGGGATCCAGAGGCTGATTGCGGTGCGCGCTTCTCTGCCCGCTTTCGCGGATCTGAATAATCGCTCCCTGCTCGCTTTTGATCACCCACACCTTCTCGGGTTCCTGCGCCTCCATCCACAGAATCCCTCCGATCACGTGCTTGTGATGGCCAATTTCGATGTCAGGCCCCATCGGGTGGCGCAGCATGAACTGGCGTCTGAGGGCTTTGCAGCGGTTGGTCACCTGGTGGATCAGTGCACGGGCGCGTCGCCGCACCTCGAGGATGGCCAGCTGATCATTCCACCGCTTCAGTTTCACTGGCTCACCCGGCGCGGTTGAAGGCCCCCTTCAATACCCGGAGGATCCCGACGGTGGTGCGCTGGCCGGCGACTGTTTCAGAAACGTGGCCACAGCCACGGGCCGGGTCTGATGGGTTCCCTGCGGCAGCCACAGGTCGCCCCCGGCGGCGGCGTAGTGGATCTGCCAGTGATACAGCCCGGTGTAGGCGGCCGGATCCTCCTTGAGCAGCTGGGCGTAATGCAGCACGCCCCTGCCGTAGGCGTCGCTGTTGTTGTAGCCCCACAGCCCCCGGCGGATGTCCTTCAGCCCGCCGCGGCGCACGAGATAGCGGGCGGCGGCGTGGATGGAGGTGCGTGGATCGCGGATGTCGCCTCCCTTGCCGATGCCGGGTTCGGCCCAGGTGCTCGGAAGGAACTGCATCGGCCCGCGTGCATCCGCCACCGAGATGCCATCGATGCGGCCCATGCCGCTCTCCACGAGATTCACCGCCGCCAGCACCTGCCAGGGGATGCCCGTGGCGTCCGCGGCTTCGCGGTAGTAGCGCAGCAGGTTCTCCGGCGGTTCCGGGGCGATGATCCGCCATGCCGGCACCTGGCGTGGGCGGCGGCTGGGGGAATGCATCGAGATGAACTCCCGCCGTGCCGCCAGGTGCAGATCGAACACCCGTTGCCAGCGCGGCGGCAGCTGAGCGCGCACCCGCTCGGACAGCTCGCGCCGGTGGCCCAGCACCCGATAGATCACCTGCTGCTGGTGACCCAGGACCGGCAGCTGCTCCACCGGGGTGTCTGCGGAGCGCAGGGCCTCCTCCACGGCAATCAGCAGGGTCGCCAGCCGGCCAGGATCGCTGGGCACCAGCGGGTAGCGCCTCCCTTCGGCGCTGGCGGGCCAGCTGGGATGCTCCGGCAAGGCGACGACCTGCGTGGTGGAGGGCTCCGGAGCAGGGGCGGGAGGGGCTCCGGTGGCGATGTCGCTCAGGAGTGAGGCGGTGGTGCAGCCGGGCCCCAGCAGGGTCAGCAGCAGGGCCAGTCCACCGCCGGCGGCGCCTGGAGTGAGCCGGGAGGAAAGGCGGCGAAGCATGGGGCCCATCCAGGCGGAGACGCACAGCGGCGGAGGTTAGGCGGCGGCACCATCGACAGGCACCGCTCCGCAGCAGCGCCCTGCGATTCAGAGGCGCGGCAGGTCGGGGGAGGCCAGCAGTGCCTCGTCGGGCCAGGCGCCGAAGCCTGCGAAGCGGCTGGCCAGCAGGCTCCAGAGGTTGGTGTGTTGCCGGAGGTCCTGTTCGGCGGCCCATTCCGCCTCCTGCACCTCCCCTTCCGGCAGGCCCAGGCCCTCCACCAGGCGGCGGTAGGCGATTTTCTCGCGGGCATTGATCGGGCTGCTCTCGCCGTCCTCGCGGCTGATGCGGATCACCATGTAGGCGAGCTTGACCGCCAGCTGCTTCTGGTCGTGGCCCTGGATCTGGGGGATCAGCGCATCCATGGCGGGCAGGCCCAGGGTGTCCGCCACCAGGGACGACGCCTCGGCGGCGGCTTCGGATTTCTCCTCCTCGGTGAGCAGCACCTCGGTGGCCAGGGACTGCAGCAGCTTCCGCTCCTTGGCCGACACCTCGCCGTCGCTCCAGGCGATGCAGCACAGCAGGCGGAGCAGCACCCGATCCGGATCCCGGCTGGCTGGTGGCGTCAGGGCGGCGTCGGAGGGAGGAAGGCTCATGGCGGGTTCGATCGCAGGAGACACCCCATGCCGCGACGCAGTGTCCGCAACACCGCGCCGGTGCCTGAGGGGTGTCAGGCGGCGCAGTCAGGCAGCAGCGTCGGGCCCGGAGGGGGCTGGAGAGCTCAGCCTGCCATCACTCCGGCGGCGGCGCAGCTGTCCGGGGTAGGGACCGCGGCCATCGAGGCAGGCGGCGCCGCAGTGGCAGCCCAGGCTGAGGGTGGCGGCCAGATCCCATCCCGCCGACAGGCCAGCGGTGACGCCGGCGGCGAAGGAGTCGCCGGCGCCGTAGGTGTCGCGCACCGGCCGGTCGCGCTGCGGTGCCGCGAAGCGCTCACCGTCGGCGTGGTCCCGGGTGAAGACGCGGCCGCCGGCGGCTCCTTCCGTGGCGATCCGCAGGGAGGGTGCGGGATCGAGGTCGCCGGGCTCGTAGCGCTCGGCCGGATCAAGGGCGCTGCCGATCAGGGCCTCCAGCCGCACCCCCGCCTCGCGCAGGATCTCCAGCCGTGTGCGGGGAGTTGCGGTGAGGCAGCGTGCGGCGCGGGCCAGGCGGATGGCCTCGGCATCGGCGGCCGTGATGAAGGCGCCGTCGCATTGCGCCAGCAGGTCCCAGGCCAGCGGATCGGCTGCGGTGGGGGTGAGGCGCTCGCCGATCACCGTGATCGTGCGCTCGCCGGCGGCATCGATGAAGGTGATCGCCTCGCGGGTGGGGGCGTCGTCCCGCCAGGCGACGTGCAGCTCCAGCCCGAGGGCGGTGAGCTCCGCCGCCGCGCGCTCACCGGCCGCATCGCGTCCCAGTGACGTGAAGAAGGGGACGGGAGTCCCCAGCAGTCGCGCCAGCTGCACCGCCACCACGGCACCG
It contains:
- a CDS encoding HAD-IIB family hydrolase yields the protein MFILLISIHGLIRGQNLELGRDADTGGQTKYVLELTKALARQPEVARVDLVTRRIVDPAVSDDYANPVEILTENARIIRIDAGPEEYLPKESLWPYLDTFADNLFTWLQQQERQPDVLHSHYADAGYVGARLTRATGIPLVHTGHSLGRDKFRRLLGLGLSLEKIEDSYHIQDRVAAEEETLSTSSLIITSTRNEIEDQYELYDYYPPERMKVIPPGTDLQQFYPPRPGEHLEDRPRLSPFLHDPAKPMILALSRPDQRKNIITLVEAYGESEPLRRVANLVIVAGNRDDLRELAEQTQAVFTDLLITIDCYDLYGQVAIPKHHSSEDVPLLYRRASASRGVFINPALTEPFGLTLLEAAASGLPVVATENGGPVDILANCRNGLLVDPLNKEAIAESLLRILEDQALWHEFSANGIRHVAMHYSWDAHASSYLESIQPLIVSRPALAIPPAAQVIPRNRDRAIVTAIDNTLLGDAEALREFIQTVRQQRRRFVFGIATGRRLDSVLQILKRYGIPTPDVLITSLGTEIVYSAQLISDLAWTYHIDHLWTPRVMRRILESVPGLRPQPKSEQSRFKASYYYDAAVAPPIHEIQSLLRQQELSVNATLSFGQYLDIIPERASKGQALRFVASQWGIPLDHILVTGGSGGDDDMLRGNTLGVVVANRHQEELSDLSGSERVYFAQRAHAGGILEAIDHYQFFSAGSLSS
- a CDS encoding alpha-amylase family protein; translation: MYEPNLHSLLTAILNELRLEGEAQVLRCFYTRLGANSASIFARFQALYGQRDDFQHQCQVLVKTLAEAALRRPRELMVLDQERERDPAWFLSQRWVGMALYANGFAANLSDLVHKIDYFCQLGVNLVHVMPILKCPKGRSDGGYAISDFREIDDRAGSFEDFQRLASAFRQHGILLALDIVLNHTSDEHEWAQRAKAGEERFQNYYLTFPDRSIPDRFEQAMPEVFPQSSPGNFTWNASMQRWVMTVFHDYQWDLNYANPEVFIAMLDTILFWANEGVDVLRLDAVAFLWKRIGSSCQNDPNVHQILALLKDCCQVSAPAALFIAEAIVAPSEVVKYFGADAISSSECDVAYNATLMALLWEAIATKNARLLTQGVRNLPAKPSRTTWLNYARCHDDIGFGFDDQDIRVAGYDPLPHRRFLADYFTGVFDGQPRGLIFNRDEQTGAARICGTLASLVGLESALETGNEELLAEAIQRILLLHGMIFSFGGIPLLFNGDAVGTLNDYSYCEDPAKRDDSRWVHRGGLDWEQAARRNLPGTIEHTLFSGIQRLIAVRASLPAFADLNNRSLLAFDHPHLLGFLRLHPQNPSDHVLVMANFDVRPHRVAQHELASEGFAAVGHLVDQCTGASPHLEDGQLIIPPLQFHWLTRRG
- a CDS encoding HAD-IIB family hydrolase, with protein sequence MSTFLLCTDLDRTLLPNGTLPESPQARPLLKEFVDRESVHLAYVTGRDLARVEAAMQRYSLPVPDWLIADVGASLYRVNGGSRWRCPDWDERHARCWRGQSWQELAALLKDVTPLTLQEPSKQGRYKLSFYHPLEADVEQLRTEIQPLLRAQRLATKLIFSVDDINHIGLLDILPESADKLCAIRFLMTGHDYCPQQTLFAGDSGNDLEIFESDIASVIVANASASIIAKARQLADAASTSGQLYVARGGFHGMNGNYAAGILEGLSHFYPDQIRTLPAAVTSIHACGHG
- a CDS encoding IS66 family transposase, which translates into the protein MTTPPAGISEADWASTPVGVRAGFLEVLAQLQRQQQENDQLRAQLTDLATELASLRERIGRNSRNSSKPPSSDGTGFKPPTRCKGTGRKRGGQQGHPGAGPELLPIARVDEVLEHHPDACRRCGTLLQGEDAEPLRHQVIEIPPISPVVIEHRLHRLVCPCCSTSTCAELPADVEPSRYGPRLSGLVGLLGSAFPLSFGRTQALLDQLLGVEISRGAIATIRARLSAALQQAVEEALEVARQQPVAYVDETGAPTGNADGCNPAGRRGWQWVMVTPLVTVFLQGLSRSSAAAMELLGHTFAGIVVSDRFSAYNHLPVEQRQLCWAHLIRDLAAIAERQGASREIGAQMLALQQHLFAHWHQWKSGAIDRPQLLHRCHPLRLAFEATLQRVVDLGCERGEQTPWAQTVRTCRQLLQRKQALWTFLETPGIEPTNNAAERALRQSVIHRKISHGVQSSGGAICRSRLLTVTATLRQQGRDVWQFLEQAWIAHRLGGVMPSLVPDR
- a CDS encoding TerB family tellurite resistance protein, translating into MSLPPSDAALTPPASRDPDRVLLRLLCCIAWSDGEVSAKERKLLQSLATEVLLTEEEKSEAAAEASSLVADTLGLPAMDALIPQIQGHDQKQLAVKLAYMVIRISREDGESSPINAREKIAYRRLVEGLGLPEGEVQEAEWAAEQDLRQHTNLWSLLASRFAGFGAWPDEALLASPDLPRL
- a CDS encoding lytic transglycosylase domain-containing protein, translating into MLRRLSSRLTPGAAGGGLALLLTLLGPGCTTASLLSDIATGAPPAPAPEPSTTQVVALPEHPSWPASAEGRRYPLVPSDPGRLATLLIAVEEALRSADTPVEQLPVLGHQQQVIYRVLGHRRELSERVRAQLPPRWQRVFDLHLAARREFISMHSPSRRPRQVPAWRIIAPEPPENLLRYYREAADATGIPWQVLAAVNLVESGMGRIDGISVADARGPMQFLPSTWAEPGIGKGGDIRDPRTSIHAAARYLVRRGGLKDIRRGLWGYNNSDAYGRGVLHYAQLLKEDPAAYTGLYHWQIHYAAAGGDLWLPQGTHQTRPVAVATFLKQSPASAPPSGSSGY
- a CDS encoding PfkB family carbohydrate kinase; protein product: MSLPPASAADLTAVPLPLEQLPPLPPLRLAVLGHVEVVRFVEVAELPRPGQIIKALEVHEVPAGGGAVVAVQLARLLGTPVPFFTSLGRDAAGERAAAELTALGLELHVAWRDDAPTREAITFIDAAGERTITVIGERLTPTAADPLAWDLLAQCDGAFITAADAEAIRLARAARCLTATPRTRLEILREAGVRLEALIGSALDPAERYEPGDLDPAPSLRIATEGAAGGRVFTRDHADGERFAAPQRDRPVRDTYGAGDSFAAGVTAGLSAGWDLAATLSLGCHCGAACLDGRGPYPGQLRRRRSDGRLSSPAPSGPDAAA